In Bombus vancouverensis nearcticus chromosome 1, iyBomVanc1_principal, whole genome shotgun sequence, a single genomic region encodes these proteins:
- the LOC117160628 gene encoding clusterin-associated protein 1: MSFRDLRNFTEMMRVLGYPRLISVGNFRLPNFPLVAEILVWLLKRFDPDADVSSEHNTEEERISLIRAVAEFMALKTNVKLNTKKLYQADGYAVKELLKVATLLYDAQNNSINNSIMSDDNFSTVSFDISNKVNELKSTRQLASQLTVTGASLFDLLGREVDLREIRNSKVARQFDITEIEMALKSVIENVHKEIDDTKKQIENVKDTEQSLDTRIERRRAELDRNQKRLQTLRKVRPAFMEEFEKLEVELRVLYNDYIQKFRYLAYLEHLYEDAAKTEQERFERRQEATRKQLEKMRSEDANFESIMEGNDSILPINLQEPPPPLADTEKQNTEKTTPSSRLKSAGRSSRTQISQRRIYGSMSGRQRGTIQESNDSGGSLDSDSDLLIDGDLDDDDDDDILDSVGGPEIGNFDLKVGQEKRAVSKLDHSDEDF; the protein is encoded by the exons atgtcatttcgtgACTTGAGAA ATTTTACAGAAATGATGCGAGTCCTTGGTTATCCTAGATTAATTTCTGTTGGAAATTTTCGACTGCCAAATTTTCCACTGGTTGCTGAAATTCTTGTTTGGCTACTCAAAAGATTTGACCCAGATGCGGATGTATCTAGCGAGCATAATACCGAAGAAGAGCGTATTTCATTAATACGTGCAGTTGCTGAATTTATG GCTTTAAAAACAAATGTcaaattaaatacaaaaaaattataCCAAGCTGATGGTTATGCTGTAAAAGAGTTACTAAAAGTAGCCACATTACTATATGATGCACaaaataatagtattaataacaGTATAATGTCTGATGATAATTTTAGTACAGTTAGTTTTGACATTTCCAATAAAGTAAATGAATTGAAATCAACTAGGCAGTTAGCCAGTCAGTTGACTGTTACTGGTGCATCACTTTTTGACTTATTAGGTCGTGAAGTTGATCTCAGAGAGATTCGTAATTCAAAAGTTGCTAGACAATTTGACATCACAGAAATTGAGATGGCCTTGAAAAGTGTTATAGAAAATGTACATAAAGAAATTGATGATACCAAAAAACAAATTGAGAACGTTAAG GATACAGAGCAAAGTTTGGATACAAGAATCGAAAGACGACGTGCAGAGCTTGATAGAAACCAAAAGAGATTGCAAACATTAAGAAAGGTACGCCCAGCTTTCATGGAGGAATTTGAGAAACTTGAAGTTGAATTAAGAGTTTTATATAACGATTACATTCAAAAATTTCGTTATCTTGCATATCTTGAGCATCTGTATGAAGATGCAGCTAAGACAGAACAAGAAAGATTTGAAAGACG GCAAGAAGCAACACGGAAACAATTAGAAAAAATGAGGTCAGAAGACGCTAACTTTGAAAGTATAATGGAAGGAAATGATTCCATATTACCTATTAATCTTCAAGAGCCTCCGCCTCCTCTCGCTGATACAGAAAAACAAAATACCGAGAAAACAACACCAAGTAGTCGATTGAAATCAG CTGGTCGATCATCAAGAACACAAATATCACAGCGTCGTATTTATGGAAGTATGTCTGGACGTCAGAGAGGAACTATTCAAGAATCAAATGACAGTGGTGGCTCGCTGGATAGTGACAGTGACTTGTTAATCGATGGTGATCtcgatgacgatgatgatgatgatattCTAGACTCTGTAGGAGGACCAGAAATTGGGAATTTTGATTTAAAGGTTGGACAAGAAAAACGAGCCGTTAGTAAGCTAGATCATTCGGATGAGGATTTTTAA
- the LOC117160629 gene encoding large ribosomal subunit protein mL62-like: protein MNIVSRQWTRIFKTDIMHNQFCILGRALAYKSAFSLDKLYPTSNLKLFTPTFSQVPDDPNAKFDGYIPIKELDITYSRSSGAGGQHVNRTNSKVDLRLHVESATWLAESIRNKLLEQYKNKLSKEGYLIIKSELTRSQQLNLADALQKLREIIWEVAKPPSEIPPETLEMKRKQHLRAARQRLFEKRRRSEIKQSRGAPTMDF, encoded by the exons ATGAATATTGTTAGCAGACAGTGGACTCGAATTTTTAAGACAGATATAATGCATAATCAATTTTGTATTCTTGGAAGAGCCCTTGCTTACAAAAGTGCTTTTTCTCTTGATAAGCTATATCCCACAAGCAATTTAAAACTGTTCACGCCAACCTTT TCTCAGGTTCCTGATGATCCAAATGCTAAATTTGATGGCTATATACCAATTAAAGAACTTGATATCACCTATAGTCGTAGCAGCGGTGCTGGAGGACAGCATGTAAATCGCACAAATAGTAAAGTAGATCTAAGGTTGCATGTAGAAAGTGCTACGTGGCTAGCAGAGAgtattagaaataaattattggaaCAG tataaaaataaattatctaaAGAGGGTTACTTAATAATCAAGTCAGAGTTAACAAGATCTCAACAATTAAATTTAGCTGATGCTCTTCAAAAATTGAGAGAAATAATATGGGAAGTGGCAAAACCACCATCAGAAATACCTCCTGAAACTTtggaaatgaaaagaaaacagCATCTTCGAGCAGCAAGACAAAGGCTTTTTGAAAAACGAAGACGTTCTGAAATCAAACAATCTAGAGGAGCTCCTACTATGGACTTTTAA